The sequence below is a genomic window from Shinella zoogloeoides.
ACCTCAACCTCATCGAGCGCAATCAGCGGCCGCTGACGGTGCAGCTCCTGCTGCGGCTCGCCTCCGTCTATAAGGTGGACCTCGACGAGCTCCAGGGCGAAAGCGCCGGCAATGCGCGCCAGCTTCGCGAAGTCTTCGCCGATCCGCTGCTCGCCGGCGAACTACCGGGCGATCACGAACTGGTGGAGATCGCCGATGCCGCGCCGAACGTGGCGAGCGGCATCCTGAAGCTCTACCGTGCCTATCGTGAGCAGGCCGCGCGCCTCACCGACCTTGCCGAGGTGCTCGCCCGGGAAGGCCATGCGACCATGCTCTCGGGCGCCTTGCTGCCGATGGACGAGGTGCGCGACAAGCTGGAGAACCGCCCGAACTATTTCGGCGCCATCGACGAGGCGGCCGAACGGTTCCATGCGGCGCTCGCGCCGGGCGATGACCTTGCGTCGGCGCTCAAGGGCTGGCTGCGCAAGGAGCATGGGGTCGTCGTGCGCCTTTTGCCGGTCCATACCATGCCGAACCTGCGCCGCCGCTTCGATCGGCACTCCATGCGCCTCTTCCTGTCCGAGCGCCTGTCGCCCTTCGACCAGTTGCGCGAGATCGCCATGGAAACGGTGCAGCTTGCGCTACAGGACGAGATCTTCGCCGAACTCGACCTCCTCGCCTTCACGACGGCGGAGGCCAGGCGCATCGCCCGCTTCGAGCTGGCGCGTTACGCCGCCCATGCGCTGATGATGCCCTATGAGGCCTTTCATTCGACGGCGCAGCGTGCGCGTTACGATATCGACGTGCTGCGCTCGCGCTTCGGCGTCTCCTACGAGCAGGCGGCGAACCGGCTCACCATGCTGCAGCGGCCGGGCAAGGCGGGCGTGCCCTTCTTCATGCTGGAGATGGACAATGCCGGCAACCGCTTCCGCCGTGCCGGCGCGCAGGGCTTCCCGCAGGCCCGGTTCGGCGGGGGCTGTCCGAAGCTCGGCGTGCATTCCGCCTTTTCCCAGCCGGGCCAGATTCTCGTCGATCGTGTGGAAATGCCCGATGGCGCCGCGTTCCTGACGGTCTCCCGCACCCTGGAGGGCCCGCAGGGCGTCTTTGCCGAACGCGTGCGTCGCACGGCGCTTCTCCTCGGCTGCGATGCGGCGCATGCGGAGGAGACCGTGTACGGGGAAGCGGTGCGGCGCGAGGGTGCCGTTGCCGTCGGCACGGCATGCCGGCTGTGCGAGCGGCAAGGCTGTCTGGCGCGGGCCGAACCGCCCGTCACGCGACCGCTGGGGCTGGACGAGATGGTGGCGGGCCTCAGCCTTTTCGACTTCCAGTAAAATTCCGCTTGCTTTCCGGCGGCGATAGCGCTTCAAATATGATAGCAATGGGAACAATGTGATACAAAAATTCGACCTTTGTTTGCGTAGAATGCAGCTTGTCGCCTCTCGAAAAACAACCATAATCGGCGACTGTTCTTCATACCAACGCATAGGCCCGTGAAAGAAACTGGGAGAAAAATCAATGATAAGACGTACTCTTTTGGCGACTGCCGCTGCTGTCGCGCTGTTTGGCGCCGGCGGTGCCCTCGCACAGGAAAAAGTCGTAAACGTCTACAACTGGTCGGATTATATCGACTCGTCGATCATCGACGATTTTACCAAGGAAACCGGTATCAAGGTCGTCTACGACGTCTATGATTCCAACGAAATTCTCGAAACCAAGCTGCTTGCCGGCGGCACGGGCTATGACGTGGTGGTGCCCACCAATACCTTCCTCCAGCGCCAGATTTCCGCGGGCGTCTACCAGAAGCTCGACAAGTCCAAGCTGCCGAACCTCAAGAACATGTGGGACATGGTGAGCGAACGCATGCAGCCGTTCGATCCCGGCAACGAATATTCGATCAACTACATGTGGGGCACGATCGGCATCGGCTACAACAAGGCCAAGATCAAGGAAGCCTTCGGCACGGACCAGATCGATAGCTGGAACGTGATCTTCGATCCGGCGAACGCCGAAAAGCTCAAGGATTGCGGCATCAATCTGCTCGATTCCCCGACCGACATCATCCCGGTCACGCTCGCCTATCTCGGCCTCAACCCGGACAGCCATGAGCCGGCGGACATCGCCAAGGCCGAGGAAGCGCTGCAGAAGATCCGTCCCTTCGTGCGCAAGTTCCACTCGTCGGAATTCATCAACGGCCTTGCGAACGGCGACATCTGCATCGCCGTCGGCTGGTCCGGCGATATCTTCCAGGGCCGCGACCGCGCGGAAGAGGCCGGCAACGGCGTCGAGGTCGGCTACGTGATCCCCAAGGAAGGCACGCAGATGTGGTTCGATCAGATGGCCATCCCCGCCGATGCGCCGCATCCCGAGGAGGCCCATGCCTTCCTCGACTACATCATGCGCCCGGAAGTCATCGCCAAGGCATCGACCTACATCCACTACGCCAACGGCAACAAGGCGTCCCAGGCCGCGCTTCCGGAAGAAATCCTGAAGGATACGACCATCTATCCGGATGACGAGACCCTGAAGAAGCTCTTCACCAACACGACGCTGGACGCAAAAACGCAGCGTCTGTTCACGCGGACGTGGACCAAGATCGTGACCGGCCAGTAAGCGGCCAAGAGACGAATTGCCCGGAAGCATCTTCCGGGCAATTTCATTAGAGCTGCCAGAAAAAGAGAGTTGGGGACAGGCAATGAAATCTCTCGGCAATATCCGTCGCTCCTTCGCGCCGTGGACGGATCCGGACGCAAAGCCATTCATCACGTTCCGCAATGTCACGAAGCGGTTCGGCGATTTCACCGCCGTCGACAATCTCACCCTCGACATCTACCACCGCGAGTTCTTCGCCCTGCTCGGCGCGTCCGGCTGCGGCAAGTCCACGCTGCTGCGCATGCTTGCCGGCTTCGAGCGGCCGACCTCGGGCGAGATCATCCTCGACGGCCAGGACATTGCCGGCATCCCGCCCTACAAGCGGCCGGTCAACATGATGTTCCAGTCCTACGCGCTCTTCCCGCACATGACGGTGGAGAGCAATATCGGCTTCGGCCTGCGCCAGGACGGCATGCCCAAGAACGAGATCGCCGAGCGCGTCGCCCAGATGCTGAAGCTGGTGAAGCTCGAGAAATTCGCCAAGCGCAAGCCGCACCAGCTCTCCGGCGGCCAGCGCCAGCGCGTGGCGCTGGCCCGCTCGCTCGCCAAGCGGCCCAAGGTGCTGCTGCTCGACGAACCGCTCGGCGCGCTCGACAAGAAGCTGCGCGAGGAAACCCAGTTCGAACTGATGGACCTGCAGCAGGAGCTCGGCCTTACCTTCGTGGTCGTCACGCACGACCAGGAGGAGGCGATGACCATGGCCGACCGGATCGCGGTGATGAGCCACGGCAAGGTCATCCAGGTCGCCACCCCGGCAGAAATCTACGAGGCGCCGAATTCCCGCTTCGTCGCCGACTTCATCGGCGACGTGAACATTCTCGATGGCAAGGTCTCGGCGAGCGGCAACGGCCGGATCGAGCTTGCCTCGAACGACGGCTTCACCATCCGCACCGCGGCCGCCGAGGCCCCGGCGGCGGGCAATGCGGCCGGCTTCGCCATCCGGCCGGAAAAGCTGAAAGTGTCGCGCGCAGCGCCCGCGGATGCTTCCGTCAACGCGGCCCAGGGCGAAATCTGGGATATCGGCTATCTCGGCGACATGACCGTCTTCTACGTCAAGCTGGACAGCGGCAAGGTCGTCAAGGCCTCCATGCTGAATGCCCAGCGCGAGGTGGAGAACCCGATTTCCTATGACGAGAAGGTCTGGGTCTCCTTCGGGGAAACGGCCGGCGTCGTGCTGAAGGATTGACCGATGAACAAGCTCGGCTCCGCCATCTTCAGCCGCCTTGTCATCATCATTCCCTATGCCTGGCTGCTGTTCTTCTTCCTCATCCCCTTCTTCATCGTCTTCCGCATCTCGCTTTCCACCACCGCGATCGCCCAGCCGCCCTATGAGCCGGTCTTCGCACTGGCGGACGGCCTTGCCGGCCTGTGGGAAAAGATCGGCCAGTTCAGCTTCGACAATTTCGTCTGGCTCACCGAGGACGCGCTCTATCTCAACGCCTATCTGTCGAGCCTGTGGATCGCCGGCGTCTCGACGCTCATCACGCTGCTCATCGGCTATCCCATCGCCTATGGCATGGCGCAGGCGCCGCGCACGCTGCGCCCGACGCTCCTGATGCTGGTCATCCTGCCGTTCTGGACGAGCTTCCTGATCCGCGTCTATGCCTGGATCGCGATCCTCAAGCCGGAAGGCCTGCTCAACCAGTTCCTCATCGGCATAGGCGTCATCGATACGCCGCTGATCATCATGAACACCAACTGGGCGATCTATATCGGCATCGTCTATTCGTACCTGCCGTTCATGGTGCTGCCGCTCTATTCGGCGCTGGAGAAGATGGACAACACGCTGATCGAGGCCGCGCAGGACCTCGGTTGCCCGCAGATCTCCGCCTTCTGGAAGGTGACGTTCCCACTCTCCATTCCCGGCGTCGTCGCGGGCTGCATGCTCGTCTTCATCCCCGCCGTCGGCGAATTCGTCATCCCCGACCTGCTCGGCGGATCGCAGACGCTGATGATCGGCAAGACGCTCTGGAACGAATTCAACGCGAACCGCGACTGGCCCGTCTCTGCCGCCGTCGCGACCATCCTGCTCCTCATCCTGGTCGTGCCCATCGTGTTCTTCCAGAATGCGCAGGCCAAGGCCGAAGAGCAGGGGAAATAAGCCATGAACACCTGGTCCCGTTTCAACATCATGTCCGTCGTTCTCGGCTTCGCGTTCCTCTACTTGCCGATCGTGCTGCTGGTCATCTTCTCCTTCAACGAGTCCAAGCTCGTGACGGTCTGGGGCGGCTTCTCGACGCGCTGGTACGTGTCGCTCTTCAACAACCAGGGGCTCATGGATGCCGCCTGGGTGACGATCCGCGTGGCGCTGCTTTCGGCAACGATCGCAACCGCGCTCGGCACCATGGCGGCGCTGGCGCTCACGCGCTACACGCGCTTCCGCGGCCGGCTGCTCTTTTCCGGCATGGTCTATGCGCCGCTCGTCATGCCCGAGGTCATCACCGGCCTGTCGCTGCTCCTGCTCTTCGTCGCCATCGGCTTCGATCGCGGGTTCGTGACGGTGACGCTGGCGCACATCACCTTCTCGATGTGCTTCGTGACGGTGGTGGTACAGTCGCGGCTGCTCTCCTTCGACCGTTCGGTCGAGGAGGCGGCGCTCGATCTCGGGGCGACGCCGGTCCGTACCTTCCTGGAAGTGACCCTGCCGATCATCGCGCCCGCCGTGCTCTCGGGCTGGATGCTGGCGCTGACGCTCTCGCTCGACGACCTCGTCATCGCGAGCTTCACGTCGGGTCCGGGCGCCACGACCCTTCCGATGAAGATCTACAGCCAGGTGCGCCTCGGCGTGACGCCGGAGATCAACGCCGCCTGCACGCTGCTCATCGGCCTCGTCGCCATCGGCGTCGTCATCGCGTCGATCATGACGAAGCGGCGCGAGGTGCAGCGCCTGCGCGACGAGCAGGCGGCCTTCGCCGGCCGCTGAGGCGAGGGCTCTACTGGCGGGGCTGCTGCCCCGTCAGGATGGAGATCGGCGAGATGACCGGCTCCGGCCAGGACCCGCCGACGAAGAAGCTGATGGGCGGCTTGACGGCCGTCGCCCCTGCCTGCGGCCGGTCGGCGAGCGTGCCGGCCAGGGCGACGCTGCCGGTGCGGTAGGGAATCATGCCCGACAGCGTCAGCAGCTTCTCGTTGCCTTCGATTTCCGCCTTGGTGAGTTCGGCAAGCCCGCGGTCGAGCCGCGCCTCCACGTCCGCGCGCGTGAAGTCGAAGGAGCCGTTGGCGGTCTCCGAGATGTTGAAGAAGGCGTTGCGCGCCGCGCGTTCCTCGAAGGCCTGGCGGTTGAAATGGGTGAGCGTGCCCGTTCCCATGCGCAGCCGAAACCGGCCGGACATGTCGGAGGCCGTCGTTGCCCAGAGCGGGCGGTCCGTCGAAAGCTCGAAATCGGCCGAGCCGATGCCGCTCGGCAGCGGGCCCGGCAAGGCCAGCGCGCCGACGATGGCGCCGATATCCACATTGCTCACCGACATCTGCAACTGGCCGCCGCCGCGAAAGCCGTTCTCCGAAAGTGCGATGCGCCCGGTCATGCGGCCGTCGAGGAAGGTGCTGTCGCCGATGTCGAACGAGGCGCGTCCGTTTTCGATGCGCATGCCGGCGGCAAGGTTCTGCAGCGAGAAAGGCGAAAAATCGGCCGTCTTGGCCGAAAGGCGCAGGTCCATGCCGAACTGGTGGATGAAGGCCGTATCGATGGTCGGCGCATTCTCGTCGGTGCCGGATAGCGGCGAAAAGGCCGTCAGGAACGCACGCAGGTTCATCCGGTCGAAGGCGAGCGTGCCGCCCACCTGCGGCACGCCTTCCGGCGGCATGGCGATGTCGAGCACGCCGGTCGCCTGCGCGTTGTCGAGCGTGAGTTTCACATTCTCCAGCTTGGCCGAATAGCCCGACGTCGCGATGTTCGCCTCGACATTCAACTGGCCGATATTGCCGACTGCCGGAATGTCCTTGCCCTGCCAGGCGAGCATGCGGCTCAGCGACGGGGTGGCGAGTTGCAGGGCGCCGGAAACGAAGGCATTGCCGGAAAGATTGGCCGTGCCTTCGAAATTGACCGTCGTCGGATCGGCCGAAATGTTGGTGCGCACCGGGGCGTCTCGTCCGGCAAGCAAAGCGAGCGGCTGGTCGCTGGCGAAGGTCCAGCGGGTCATCTCGCCATTGAGGACGCCGGAAAGGGAAAGGTCGAGGCGCTGGCGCAAGGCGGGCCAGGTCAGGCTGCCGTTGATGTCGGTGATGCGGTACGGACCGCCTTCGGCACGCGCGACATCGAGAATGCCGTCGCGAATGGAAATCGTGCCGATGCGTTCGTCCGTCAGCTCCGCCGCCTGCCCCTTGGGCGTGGAGGCGGTCGCGTCGATCGCCTGCATCATCCAGCCGCTGTGCCGCCAGTTGAACACGCCGTCGGCGTTCCAGCCGACATGGATGGCCGGCCGGACGAGCTCGAAATCGCTGAATTCCGGTTCGCCGCGCACCGCGCCGAGAAGGTCGAAGGTCGCGGACATGGTTTCGATCGAGGCCAGCTCGCCGCCCGCATCGCCCTTGCCGCCGACGATGCGCACATTGCCCAGCGTCACGCGCGGATAGGGCCAGAACACGAATTCGGCGCTCTTGCCGACATGCACCTCTGCACCCGTCCAGTTCTCCAGCGTCTGCTCGATGCCCTGCGCCACGGTCTCCGTCTGCACGAGGAAGGGAAATGCGATGCGCAGCGCCGCGGCGACGACGATGACACCGAGAATCCCCCGCACCAGGAGCTTCGATCGGAGAAAACGGGACAGGGTCATTCGGCGCGGTTCCTATGCCGGGGCATTCGTATCTCAAGCAAGACGGGGATAGGCGCTCGTGCGGAAGAAATCAAATGCCGGTGAAATGGAATAGCCTTCGATTATCGTGCAAGGGCGCCCGAAAACGGCGAACGAAAGCCGGACGTCCGCCTCTTGCCGGGATTAACGATTTCCGTCTCCCGCATTAACCAAACGCGCGAAGTTGTGAACGAAAGGTTCGTGCCGGAACCGTTCAGGTAAGGATTTGTTAAACCGGAACGGCGCAAGGTCGTGCCAACTTGAGCGCGCCCGATGACGGGCGTTCCGGTCGCACCCGGCCCGATGGCATGAGGCCGTTCACCTTCGCTTTCGTTGGACAGCATTCAACTATCGGGGCGGCTTTTGCCGCCCTCTTTTTTAGCCGTTCTTGCCGTCGAGCGAACGCGAGACGAGGAAGACGGGTATGAGCCCGACCGCGACGATGATGAGCGCCGGCACGCCGGCATCCTCCACCTTCGCCCGCGAGGCATCTTCATAGACGAGCGTCGCCAGCGTGTTGAAGTTGAACGGGCGCAGCATGATCGTCGCCGACAGTTCCTTCATCGTTTCGATGAAGACGAGCAGCGCCGCCGTCAGCGTCGCCGGCCGCATCATGGGCAGCAGCACGCTGAAGAGCGTCTGGCTGCTGGTGCGCCCCAAGGTGCGCGAGGCCATGTCGAGATGCGGGGAGAGCTTGTGAAAGCCAGCGTCGATCGTGCCCTCCGCCATCATCAGGAACCGCACCGTGCACGCATAGATGATGGCAAAGCCTGTGCCCGAGAGAAGAAGGCCGGTCGAGATGCCGAACTGCGCGCGCAGGAAGGCATCGACCGCATTGTCGAAATTGGCGAGCGGGATCAGCACGCCCATGGCCAGCACCGTCCCCGGCACGCCGTAGCCGAACGAGGCGAAGCGCCCGGCGACCGCGTTCAACCGCGAACGCGTCGTGCGCGCTGCATAGGCGAGCAGGAAGGCGATGAGAACGGCGATCAGCGCCGTCGAGCCGGATACGAGCACGCTGTTCCAGAGCGCGGAAAGAAGCCGCGTCGAGACGAACTGGTCGAGGCGCCGCGCGGCATAGCCGCCGAGCACGAAGACCGGAATGGCAAAGCCGATCACCGGCGGCAGGAGGCAGGCGAGGCTTGCCGCCCATTTCTTCCAGCCCTTGAGCCTGAGCCGCACGGAATCGTGCACGGCGGCGGTGGTCTTCTGGCTGGCGAAACGCTGGCGGCGGCGCGCGGCGCGTTCGACCATCATGAGGCAGACGACGAAGACGAGCATGACGCAGGCGATCTGTGCCGCGCCGGCAAGGCTGCCGCGGTTGAGCCAGGTATCGAAGATCGAGAAGGTGAGCGTCTGCACGCCGAGATATTCGACCGCGCCGATATCGTTCAGCGTCTCCATGGCCACGAGCGTCAGCCCCACCATGATCGCCGGCCGCGCCATGGGGATCTGGATCCGCGCGAACACTTTCAGCGGCCCGGCGCCGAGCGTGCGGGCCACATCCGCCGCCGCCCGCCCCTGCATCAGGAACATCGAGCGGGCGGCAAGATAGATATAGGGATAGAGCACGCTGGACAGCACCAGCATCGCCCCGCCGGTCGTGCGGACCTCGGGAAACCAGTAGTCCCGGCTCGTCTGAAAGCCGAAGAGCGCGCGCCAACCCGTCTGCACCGGCCCGGTGAACGAGAAGAACTCGGCAAAGGCATAGGCGCCGAGATAGGCGGGAATGGCGAGCGGCAGGACGAGCAGGCCGGACAGCACGCGGCGCCCCGGAAAGTCGCAGCTCGCCACCAGCCAGGCCGTGACGACGCCGACGACCGTCGTGATCGCGCCGACCCCGGCGAGCAGGATCAGCGTGCGCAGCGTCGCGCGCGGAATGACATTGCTGAGGAGATGCGGCCAGTTGTCGGTGCCGCCCGTCGCG
It includes:
- a CDS encoding AsmA family protein, giving the protein MTLSRFLRSKLLVRGILGVIVVAAALRIAFPFLVQTETVAQGIEQTLENWTGAEVHVGKSAEFVFWPYPRVTLGNVRIVGGKGDAGGELASIETMSATFDLLGAVRGEPEFSDFELVRPAIHVGWNADGVFNWRHSGWMMQAIDATASTPKGQAAELTDERIGTISIRDGILDVARAEGGPYRITDINGSLTWPALRQRLDLSLSGVLNGEMTRWTFASDQPLALLAGRDAPVRTNISADPTTVNFEGTANLSGNAFVSGALQLATPSLSRMLAWQGKDIPAVGNIGQLNVEANIATSGYSAKLENVKLTLDNAQATGVLDIAMPPEGVPQVGGTLAFDRMNLRAFLTAFSPLSGTDENAPTIDTAFIHQFGMDLRLSAKTADFSPFSLQNLAAGMRIENGRASFDIGDSTFLDGRMTGRIALSENGFRGGGQLQMSVSNVDIGAIVGALALPGPLPSGIGSADFELSTDRPLWATTASDMSGRFRLRMGTGTLTHFNRQAFEERAARNAFFNISETANGSFDFTRADVEARLDRGLAELTKAEIEGNEKLLTLSGMIPYRTGSVALAGTLADRPQAGATAVKPPISFFVGGSWPEPVISPISILTGQQPRQ
- a CDS encoding ABC transporter ATP-binding protein, translated to MKSLGNIRRSFAPWTDPDAKPFITFRNVTKRFGDFTAVDNLTLDIYHREFFALLGASGCGKSTLLRMLAGFERPTSGEIILDGQDIAGIPPYKRPVNMMFQSYALFPHMTVESNIGFGLRQDGMPKNEIAERVAQMLKLVKLEKFAKRKPHQLSGGQRQRVALARSLAKRPKVLLLDEPLGALDKKLREETQFELMDLQQELGLTFVVVTHDQEEAMTMADRIAVMSHGKVIQVATPAEIYEAPNSRFVADFIGDVNILDGKVSASGNGRIELASNDGFTIRTAAAEAPAAGNAAGFAIRPEKLKVSRAAPADASVNAAQGEIWDIGYLGDMTVFYVKLDSGKVVKASMLNAQREVENPISYDEKVWVSFGETAGVVLKD
- a CDS encoding polyamine ABC transporter substrate-binding protein, which encodes MGEKSMIRRTLLATAAAVALFGAGGALAQEKVVNVYNWSDYIDSSIIDDFTKETGIKVVYDVYDSNEILETKLLAGGTGYDVVVPTNTFLQRQISAGVYQKLDKSKLPNLKNMWDMVSERMQPFDPGNEYSINYMWGTIGIGYNKAKIKEAFGTDQIDSWNVIFDPANAEKLKDCGINLLDSPTDIIPVTLAYLGLNPDSHEPADIAKAEEALQKIRPFVRKFHSSEFINGLANGDICIAVGWSGDIFQGRDRAEEAGNGVEVGYVIPKEGTQMWFDQMAIPADAPHPEEAHAFLDYIMRPEVIAKASTYIHYANGNKASQAALPEEILKDTTIYPDDETLKKLFTNTTLDAKTQRLFTRTWTKIVTGQ
- a CDS encoding helix-turn-helix domain-containing protein: MVENKIFAGPKVRRIRNVLGLTQTAMAEGLSISPSYLNLIERNQRPLTVQLLLRLASVYKVDLDELQGESAGNARQLREVFADPLLAGELPGDHELVEIADAAPNVASGILKLYRAYREQAARLTDLAEVLAREGHATMLSGALLPMDEVRDKLENRPNYFGAIDEAAERFHAALAPGDDLASALKGWLRKEHGVVVRLLPVHTMPNLRRRFDRHSMRLFLSERLSPFDQLREIAMETVQLALQDEIFAELDLLAFTTAEARRIARFELARYAAHALMMPYEAFHSTAQRARYDIDVLRSRFGVSYEQAANRLTMLQRPGKAGVPFFMLEMDNAGNRFRRAGAQGFPQARFGGGCPKLGVHSAFSQPGQILVDRVEMPDGAAFLTVSRTLEGPQGVFAERVRRTALLLGCDAAHAEETVYGEAVRREGAVAVGTACRLCERQGCLARAEPPVTRPLGLDEMVAGLSLFDFQ
- a CDS encoding ABC transporter permease subunit; amino-acid sequence: MNKLGSAIFSRLVIIIPYAWLLFFFLIPFFIVFRISLSTTAIAQPPYEPVFALADGLAGLWEKIGQFSFDNFVWLTEDALYLNAYLSSLWIAGVSTLITLLIGYPIAYGMAQAPRTLRPTLLMLVILPFWTSFLIRVYAWIAILKPEGLLNQFLIGIGVIDTPLIIMNTNWAIYIGIVYSYLPFMVLPLYSALEKMDNTLIEAAQDLGCPQISAFWKVTFPLSIPGVVAGCMLVFIPAVGEFVIPDLLGGSQTLMIGKTLWNEFNANRDWPVSAAVATILLLILVVPIVFFQNAQAKAEEQGK
- a CDS encoding ABC transporter permease; translation: MPAIAILVIAATGGTDNWPHLLSNVIPRATLRTLILLAGVGAITTVVGVVTAWLVASCDFPGRRVLSGLLVLPLAIPAYLGAYAFAEFFSFTGPVQTGWRALFGFQTSRDYWFPEVRTTGGAMLVLSSVLYPYIYLAARSMFLMQGRAAADVARTLGAGPLKVFARIQIPMARPAIMVGLTLVAMETLNDIGAVEYLGVQTLTFSIFDTWLNRGSLAGAAQIACVMLVFVVCLMMVERAARRRQRFASQKTTAAVHDSVRLRLKGWKKWAASLACLLPPVIGFAIPVFVLGGYAARRLDQFVSTRLLSALWNSVLVSGSTALIAVLIAFLLAYAARTTRSRLNAVAGRFASFGYGVPGTVLAMGVLIPLANFDNAVDAFLRAQFGISTGLLLSGTGFAIIYACTVRFLMMAEGTIDAGFHKLSPHLDMASRTLGRTSSQTLFSVLLPMMRPATLTAALLVFIETMKELSATIMLRPFNFNTLATLVYEDASRAKVEDAGVPALIIVAVGLIPVFLVSRSLDGKNG
- a CDS encoding ABC transporter permease, which produces MNTWSRFNIMSVVLGFAFLYLPIVLLVIFSFNESKLVTVWGGFSTRWYVSLFNNQGLMDAAWVTIRVALLSATIATALGTMAALALTRYTRFRGRLLFSGMVYAPLVMPEVITGLSLLLLFVAIGFDRGFVTVTLAHITFSMCFVTVVVQSRLLSFDRSVEEAALDLGATPVRTFLEVTLPIIAPAVLSGWMLALTLSLDDLVIASFTSGPGATTLPMKIYSQVRLGVTPEINAACTLLIGLVAIGVVIASIMTKRREVQRLRDEQAAFAGR